A single Ctenopharyngodon idella isolate HZGC_01 chromosome 22, HZGC01, whole genome shotgun sequence DNA region contains:
- the LOC127505209 gene encoding protein polyglycylase TTLL10-like isoform X3, with amino-acid sequence MSSESWVEPRQHREEPGAGQRQDTQNVCGVTQQTMSGQDQSDEEEKGSALNAGVEVVVLQHVNGAEMQKEKNKDTRGRRRAAQNIHRVKHPDAALPVSVSFVERDRDKRPEDPRGPGPFFYFGGNNGASIVVSYCEGRGWQRIYDKTRTDYKLKWCETKSPATYNSFKAGGQLLYQIPNNNVLTTKIGLLNSLREYDRVSSKVNYGCGNRRMKLEDFFPVTFRMDMKDEREAYFKGICNDKSGMWICKPTGLNQGRGIFLLRMPEDITAFRERLQNTIEKQSNRRSPFNMPQALIVQQL; translated from the exons ATGTCATCTGAGAGCTGGGTTGAGCCCCGTCAGCACAGAGAAGAGCCAGGTGCCGGACAGAGACAGGACACACAGAATGTCTGTGGAGTCACACAGCAGACAATGAGCGGTCAGGACCAATCAGATGAGGAGGAGAAGGGCAGTGCGCTGAATGCTGGGGTTGAGGTTGTGGTGCTACAACATGTGAATGGAGCTGAAATGCAGAAGGAGAAGAACAAGGACACAAGGGGGAGAAGACGGGCCGCTCAGAATATACACAGAGTAAAACATCCAGATGCAGCCCTGCCAG TGAGCGTCTCATTTGTTGAGAGGGACAGAGACAAGCGGCCTGAAGATCCACGAGGCCCTGGACCCTTCTTTTACTTTGGGGGAAACAATGGGGCCTCCAT AGTTGTTTCATATTGTGAGGGTCGAGGCTGGCAGCGAATATATGACAAGACCAGGACGGACTACAAGCTCAAGTGGTGTGAAACTAAATCACCTGCTACCTACAACAGCTTCAAAGCAG GTGGCCAGTTGCTTTACCAGATACCCAATAATAATGTCCTGACCACTAAGATTGGCCTTCTGAACAGCCTACGGGAGTATGACAGAGTCAGCAGCAAGGTTAACTATGGATGTGGAAACag GAGAATGAAGCTGGAGGACTTTTTTCCTGTCACTTTCCGTATGGATATGAAGGATGAGAGAGAGGCTTACTTTAAAG GAATATGCAATGATAAATCCGGTATGTGGATCTGCAAGCCGACAGGCCTTAATCAGGGCCGTGGTATTTTTCTACTGCGGATGCCAGAAGACATCACAGCATTCAGAGAACGACTGCAGAACACAATAGAGAAGCAGTCCAACAGGAGGTCACCTTTCAATATGCCACAAGCTCTGATTGTTCAACA GCTATAA